A region of Ferruginibacter albus DNA encodes the following proteins:
- a CDS encoding HEPN domain-containing protein, producing the protein MVFAVETLHNTYFDFNLYTREENEKFKTEKKKAIKENFSPEFEQRLNECLSHFSNPSFASRLRDLIQKGGILFDTYINDKDDFVRKVTKHRNYLAHNHKNSEEAAITSEEYPYFIAVLKMIFECSYLKILGFTDDQIQKMIKRNLIYNRNKLNLNKKI; encoded by the coding sequence ATGGTTTTTGCAGTTGAAACGCTTCACAATACATACTTTGATTTTAATCTGTATACCAGAGAAGAAAATGAAAAATTCAAAACAGAAAAGAAAAAAGCAATCAAAGAAAATTTTTCACCTGAATTCGAACAAAGATTAAATGAGTGTTTGAGCCATTTTTCGAACCCTTCTTTTGCTTCAAGGCTGAGAGATTTAATTCAAAAGGGAGGAATATTATTTGACACGTATATTAATGATAAAGATGATTTTGTCCGCAAAGTAACCAAGCATAGGAACTATTTAGCCCACAATCATAAGAATTCTGAAGAGGCGGCAATTACTTCTGAGGAATATCCATATTTTATCGCAGTGCTTAAAATGATATTTGAATGTTCTTATTTAAAAATATTGGGCTTCACAGATGATCAAATTCAAAAAATGATTAAAAGAAATTTGATTTATAATAGGAATAAGTTGAATTTGAACAAGAAAATTTAA
- a CDS encoding ApeA N-terminal domain 1-containing protein translates to MNLIEDFTIKGKWWLPVEYPEDVEEFFGELSFKKYKGLQLTIEGSFFGNRSILNSKTGFTIPFIYGVGREGHHYSIVNSFGNELGSNNWVYTELQPDYVLVNHRGYMAIDQMGINTFNFTTNFFHSFFGESNQFVQSDFAKSYINFDFKNDKTVEVIDNEKINAYFFFAKGFSGLGGEEITLRQKIALNVKFKEGLIFSDALDKINYIRDFFTFLSFPVISFESINLFTRDDKDKMVEFVVLFKQQAKSIGEEIRPYEVLLNYEEIKDNLPKLFQSWLENEELNKSVSALYMQLAYLNFPSVSNYS, encoded by the coding sequence ATGAATTTAATAGAAGATTTTACGATTAAAGGTAAGTGGTGGCTACCTGTTGAATACCCAGAAGATGTTGAAGAATTTTTTGGTGAGTTATCATTTAAAAAATACAAAGGATTGCAATTAACTATTGAAGGTAGCTTTTTTGGTAATAGAAGTATCTTAAATTCTAAGACTGGATTTACCATCCCTTTCATTTATGGAGTCGGTCGAGAAGGGCATCATTATAGTATTGTGAATTCTTTTGGTAATGAACTGGGCTCTAATAATTGGGTTTATACAGAATTACAACCTGACTATGTTTTAGTAAACCATAGAGGCTATATGGCTATTGATCAGATGGGAATTAATACTTTTAATTTCACAACAAATTTCTTTCACAGTTTCTTTGGTGAATCAAACCAGTTCGTTCAATCTGACTTCGCCAAATCTTATATTAATTTCGATTTTAAAAATGATAAGACTGTTGAGGTAATCGACAATGAAAAAATAAATGCCTATTTCTTTTTTGCAAAGGGGTTTAGTGGTTTGGGTGGTGAAGAAATTACATTGCGGCAGAAAATAGCACTAAATGTCAAATTCAAGGAAGGGCTTATATTTTCGGATGCATTGGACAAAATAAACTACATAAGAGATTTTTTTACCTTCCTTTCCTTTCCCGTGATTTCTTTTGAATCTATTAATTTATTTACAAGAGATGATAAAGATAAGATGGTGGAATTTGTAGTCTTATTTAAACAACAGGCTAAGTCTATTGGTGAGGAAATCAGACCTTACGAAGTTTTATTAAATTATGAAGAGATAAAAGATAATCTTCCAAAATTATTTCAATCATGGCTTGAAAACGAAGAATTAAATAAAAGCGTGTCAGCTTTATACATGCAATTAGCCTATTTAAACTTTCCTTCCGTATCCAATTATTCCTAA
- a CDS encoding tyrosine-type recombinase/integrase — protein sequence MKKFVTLLTIVAKLCGIEQNLTSYVSRHSFATQAMFQQVPLVAISAMLGHSSLKTTETYLKALKSYL from the coding sequence TTGAAAAAGTTTGTCACGCTCTTGACGATTGTTGCTAAACTTTGCGGTATCGAACAAAACCTTACAAGTTATGTAAGCCGTCATTCTTTTGCGACCCAAGCAATGTTCCAACAAGTTCCATTAGTTGCAATAAGCGCAATGCTTGGTCATTCTAGTCTTAAAACAACAGAAACTTACCTCAAAGCGTTAAAATCGTATCTTTAA
- a CDS encoding ribonuclease H1 domain-containing protein: MAKQKFYVVWKGRQTGVFETWDDCKAQTDKFPKAVYKSFKTRQLAEQAFKDEWWDYIGKHIFESDLTDEQLKLIGKPIEESISVDGAWNTSTGVVEYQGVHTTTKEVIFKIGPFEDGTNNIVEFLGIVHALAHCKKNSIKLPIYSDSRNAIGWVRNKEARTNHARSDRNTKLFELLDRAIKWLKENEYENEILKWETRAWGENPADFGRK; this comes from the coding sequence ATGGCGAAACAAAAATTTTATGTGGTATGGAAAGGACGACAGACAGGAGTTTTTGAAACCTGGGACGACTGTAAAGCACAAACCGACAAGTTTCCAAAAGCGGTTTACAAATCTTTCAAGACAAGACAATTAGCAGAACAAGCTTTCAAAGACGAGTGGTGGGATTACATAGGCAAACATATTTTTGAAAGCGACCTTACAGACGAGCAACTCAAACTAATTGGTAAGCCGATTGAGGAAAGTATTTCAGTTGACGGAGCATGGAACACTTCAACTGGTGTTGTAGAATATCAAGGAGTTCACACCACAACCAAAGAAGTAATTTTTAAAATAGGCCCGTTTGAGGACGGCACAAATAACATTGTTGAGTTTTTAGGGATTGTTCATGCACTTGCCCATTGTAAAAAGAATAGTATCAAACTTCCAATTTATTCAGACAGCAGAAATGCTATTGGTTGGGTTCGTAACAAAGAAGCAAGAACAAATCATGCCCGCAGCGATAGAAATACAAAACTTTTTGAACTGCTTGACAGAGCAATAAAATGGCTCAAAGAAAACGAGTATGAGAACGAAATTTTAAAATGGGAGACAAGGGCATGGGGTGAAAACCCTGCTGATTTTGGAAGAAAGTAA
- a CDS encoding ATP-dependent helicase — MQPTETKTNLSSLNDKQREAVISEDKRLLVLAGAGSGKTKTLLQKLIYLIEEKGISPSSILAITFTKNATNEMIDRLIISADQTGEYEKLLFDKRLSKTDKDKERFQQQRKYKWIDGLTVRTFHSFCYSILRNYGVNEFDNKFRIIGDEKKDEEDELSKHVAPETVFEVVHKLLIEQCEGTEYLLRLKRYILDYIIDKIHLKKTDGKYLPKDGKYFTTLDGTKVRSKSEQFIADWFYRHSIKYEYEPLLNVKDFDFHPDFYIPDANLYIEHVSDKSFSTKDKEEQFQKGNLLLVKTYESMTKDSALFNHTLDKVVKNRLPSNYHRTIALTYKEEFNSYHEDVKDFVTQIMRITDMIKVENIDFDLVLENARKDQHERVRNYYELAIPIVKKYVHYCTDKSYLDFNDLISRSTSLFQNHEDIANKYKSKYQYILVDEFQDVNNLQVDLIKLLLTDQTQLFCVGDDWQSIYGFRGSNVSYIVDFENHFANSKIIKLNLNYRSTQNIVGASNEVIKHNKFKVEKDIQASKKSEHKIVVYSGSTQDENIQFCFDKVKELLEDGLSNDDILFLYRRSKMYSPYFFRFKNEGIRVQSKTIHAAKGLEAKVVFIIGLTEGNGGFPDIWLEDRIFQVIKKANHDLLMEEERRLFYVAITRAKDKLFLITEKGNESSFLKEIPETFTVKTSIPIKSVVEKVITCQKCYSQLEKLWMACPYCGEKVNGQTE, encoded by the coding sequence ATGCAACCCACAGAGACTAAAACAAATTTAAGTTCGCTTAACGACAAGCAACGAGAAGCAGTTATCAGTGAAGACAAGCGACTTTTGGTTTTAGCAGGCGCAGGTTCTGGAAAGACGAAAACACTTTTGCAAAAACTTATTTACTTAATTGAGGAAAAAGGTATAAGCCCTTCAAGTATACTTGCAATCACTTTCACAAAAAACGCAACAAACGAAATGATTGACCGCTTAATCATTTCAGCTGACCAAACAGGAGAATATGAAAAACTTCTTTTTGACAAACGATTAAGCAAAACGGACAAGGATAAAGAAAGATTTCAACAACAGAGAAAATATAAATGGATCGATGGTTTAACCGTCAGAACATTTCACAGTTTCTGTTACAGCATACTTCGCAACTACGGAGTAAATGAGTTTGACAATAAGTTTCGAATAATCGGAGATGAAAAGAAAGATGAAGAAGATGAACTTTCAAAGCATGTAGCACCTGAAACAGTTTTTGAAGTAGTTCATAAACTTTTGATTGAACAATGTGAGGGCACAGAATATTTGCTTCGACTCAAACGCTATATTTTAGATTACATCATTGATAAAATACACCTCAAGAAAACAGATGGAAAGTATTTGCCGAAAGACGGCAAATACTTCACAACCCTTGATGGCACTAAAGTTCGTTCAAAGTCCGAACAGTTTATTGCTGATTGGTTTTACAGGCACAGCATTAAATATGAGTATGAACCTTTACTGAATGTAAAAGATTTTGATTTTCATCCCGACTTCTACATCCCCGATGCAAACCTTTACATTGAGCACGTAAGTGATAAAAGTTTTTCAACCAAAGACAAGGAAGAACAATTTCAAAAAGGTAACTTACTGTTAGTGAAAACTTATGAAAGCATGACAAAGGATTCTGCTTTATTCAATCACACTCTAGACAAGGTTGTAAAGAATCGTTTGCCTTCAAATTATCACAGAACAATTGCACTCACATACAAAGAGGAGTTCAATAGTTACCATGAAGATGTAAAAGATTTTGTTACACAAATCATGCGTATCACCGACATGATAAAAGTTGAGAACATTGACTTTGATTTGGTTTTAGAAAACGCAAGGAAAGACCAACATGAAAGGGTTCGGAATTATTATGAGCTGGCAATTCCAATCGTAAAAAAATATGTTCATTACTGCACTGACAAATCTTATCTTGATTTCAACGACCTGATTTCACGAAGCACTTCCCTGTTTCAGAATCATGAGGACATAGCAAACAAATACAAAAGCAAATACCAATACATTTTGGTTGACGAGTTTCAGGATGTAAATAACTTGCAGGTTGATTTAATAAAACTTTTGCTCACAGACCAAACCCAACTCTTTTGTGTTGGTGATGATTGGCAAAGCATTTATGGTTTCAGAGGTTCTAATGTGAGTTACATAGTTGACTTTGAAAACCACTTTGCAAATTCAAAGATTATCAAACTCAATTTGAATTATCGCAGTACACAAAATATTGTTGGCGCAAGTAACGAAGTAATTAAACACAACAAATTCAAGGTTGAAAAAGACATTCAAGCATCAAAAAAATCAGAACATAAAATTGTTGTTTATTCAGGCAGTACCCAAGACGAAAACATTCAGTTTTGCTTTGACAAAGTGAAAGAATTGTTAGAGGATGGGTTGTCTAACGATGATATTTTATTCCTCTACCGTAGAAGCAAAATGTATTCGCCTTACTTCTTTCGTTTCAAAAATGAGGGAATAAGAGTTCAATCAAAAACAATTCATGCGGCGAAAGGGCTTGAAGCTAAAGTTGTTTTCATAATCGGTTTGACAGAGGGCAATGGAGGTTTTCCTGACATTTGGTTAGAAGATAGAATTTTTCAAGTCATCAAAAAGGCAAATCACGATTTGCTTATGGAAGAAGAAAGGCGATTATTCTATGTTGCAATCACCAGAGCCAAAGACAAACTCTTTCTTATCACTGAAAAAGGTAATGAATCAAGTTTCTTAAAGGAAATTCCTGAAACGTTTACAGTTAAAACAAGTATTCCAATTAAGTCAGTTGTTGAGAAAGTAATTACTTGCCAAAAGTGTTATAGTCAACTTGAAAAACTTTGGATGGCTTGCCCTTACTGTGGCGAAAAAGTTAATGGGCAGACAGAGTAG